In a genomic window of Rhopalosiphum maidis isolate BTI-1 chromosome 4, ASM367621v3, whole genome shotgun sequence:
- the LOC113561241 gene encoding uncharacterized protein DDB_G0272718-like encodes MKTSVAILLTIISMATATPLFFGPKHHEHHVIHVPYHVHKVPVYIKEPVYIQKPVYIYKTVDHYDHHYHHDDHYDHHDDHYDSHWY; translated from the exons ATGAAAACCTCA gttGCTATTCTTTTGACCATTATCTCGATGGCTACTGCAACTCCTCTGTTCTTCGGACCAAAACATCA cGAACACCACGTTATCCACGTACCATACCACGTACACAAAGTACCAGTTTACATCAAAGAGCCCGTATACATTCAGAAGCCCGTCTATATATACAAGACAGTCGATCATTACGATCATCACTACCACCATGATGACCACTACGACCATCACGATGACCATTATGATAGCCATTGGTATTGA
- the LOC113561239 gene encoding endonuclease III-like protein 1, whose protein sequence is MFESLRKKRSLTDKIGSNKVENYVQVAKKRKHLTIKSDINEKTTNSDWKPPNWENTLDNIRKMRKEIVAPVDNMGCDQAADLNESPEVIRYHVLISLMLSSQTKDEVNFAAMQRLKQHGLTVDKILEISDKNLGELIYPVGFWKRKVEYIKRTTRILKDTYNGDIPSTIKDLCLLPGVGPKMAHLCMSCAWNEVTGIGVDTHVHRISNRLGWVKKTTKTPENTRIELESWLPKDLWREVNHMLVGFGQTICRPIGPRCTSCLNNTTCPSAVLNSPSKKKD, encoded by the exons atgttTGAATCATTGAGGAAAAAACGTTCTTTAACCGATAAAATTGGTTCTaacaaagttgaaaattatgtacaagtagccaaaaaaagaaaacatttgacaataaaatctgatattaatgaaaaaactaCAAATTCTGATTGGAAGCCACCAAATTGGGAAAATACATTggataatataagaaaaatgcGTAAAGAAATTGTTGCACCTGTAGACAACATGGGATGTGACCAAGCTGCAGACCTAAATGAATCACCGGAA GTGATTAGATATCATGTACTAATCTCATTGATGTTATCGAGTCAAACAAAAGATGAAGTTAATTTTGCAGCCATGCAACGTTTGAAACAGCATGGCCTGActgttgataaaattttagaaatttcagACAAAAATTTGGGAGAACTTATTTATCCTGTTGGATTTTGGAAG aggAAAGTTGAATATATCAAGCGTACAACTCGCATATTAAAAGACACATATAATGGTGATATACCAAGCACAATAAAAGATCTATGTCTGTTGCCTGGTGTAGGACCTAAAATGGCTCATCTCTGTATGAGTTGTGCCTGGAATGAAGTTACTGGAATTG gtGTAGATACTCATGTGCACAGAATAAGTAATCGTTTGGGATGGGTTAAGAAAACTACCAAGACACCAGAAAATACACGTATTGAATTAGAATCTTGGTTACCTAAAGATCTTTGGCGTGAAGTTAATCACATGTTAGTTGGATTTGGGCAGACTATATGCAGACCTATAGGTCCTCGTTGTACCTCTTGTTTAAACAATACAACTTGTCCTTCTGCTGTATTAAATAGtccatcaaaaaaaaaagattaa
- the LOC113561238 gene encoding uncharacterized protein LOC113561238 isoform X1, with protein sequence MHICDICNNDFSLRKNLKRHMENVHKTTLASTSKHSITTSTTSKESKHKCPLCQLAFVERSSLRRHERIKHKVNITAPLRIKKSNNCITFEPSNLEDYPLLKNLVPVDYVYKVICIQHFENDGLRSTFEIADCAVDVFFVWFSELEQKSKVTYRVKSFTKSPSSKIIFNKVYRCIHNTFPSKYRNPHPKHTGCLATLTVRIKKCSEALSVKNTMADNNVIMIPLKAIVTLYHRHNHMLVENEKLKKIQKIQCKDTSMKIHAAENKLNKIHFDKCNSPQKNTTLSTSQVSIKSNKINTCTMEPVKKLIIDDNKIIEPIENDIFESSEEYDKYILVENVHTQNLLHDNNESELDQLMSDYDTVTKRILQQFASNPDYFKSAIKHYTLLLKNSLTSKESLLNTLHSFGEQLKEKTE encoded by the exons ATGCATATATGTGATATATgtaataacgattttagtctcagaaaaaatttaaaaaggcaCATGGAGAATGTACATAAGACAACTTTAGCTTCTACTTCAAAGCATAGCATTACTACCTCTACTACCTCTAAAGAATCCAAACACAAATGTCCTTTATGTCAACTTGCATTTGTTGAAAGAAGTTCACTTAGACGACATGAACGTATAAAACATAAAGTCAACATCACGGCTCCCTTAAGAATCAAAAA atcTAATAATTGCATAACATTTGAGCCCAGCAATTTAGAAGATTACCCATTACTgaag aaCTTAGTACCTGTAGATTATGTTTACAAAGTGATATGCATACAACATTTCGAAAATGATGGATTGAGATCAACATTTGAGATTGCTGATTGTGCTGTGGATGTATTTTTTGTGTGGTTTTCAGAATTAGAACAAAAATCTAAGGTTACCTACAGAGTTAAATCGTTCACTAAGTCACCAagctcaaaaattatatttaat AAAGTATATAGATGCATTCATAATACATTTCCCAGTAAGTATCGAAATCCTCATCCAAAGCACACAGGATGCCTAGCCACATTAActgtaagaataaaaaaatgcagtGAAGCTTT atctgttaaaaatacaatggctgataataatgtgataatgATCCCTCTTAAAGCAATTGTGACACTCTATCATCGTCATAATCATATGCTGGTAGAAAAtgagaaactaaaaaaaatacaaaaaatacagtGTAAAGATACTTCTATGAAGATTCACGCagcagaaaataaattaaataaaatacactttgATAAGTGTAACAGTCCACAgaaaaatacaacattaaGTACTTCTCAAGTATCtatcaaaagtaataaaatcaatacttgTACAATGGAACCGGTTAAAAAGCTTAtaattgatgataataaaataatagagcctattgaaaatgatatttttgaatctTCTGAAgaatatgataaatacattttagttgaaaatgtACATACACAAAATTTGTTGCATGATAATAATGAGAGTGAATTAGATCAATTAATGTCTGATTATGATACAGTTACTAAAAGAATTTTGCAACAATTTGCATCAAACCCTGATTATTTTAAGTCTGCAATTAAAcactacacattattattaaaaaatagtttgacTTCTAAAGAgtctttattaaatacattgcaTTCATTTGGAGAACAATTGAAAgaaaaaactgaataa
- the LOC113561238 gene encoding uncharacterized protein LOC113561238 isoform X2, producing the protein MENVHKTTLASTSKHSITTSTTSKESKHKCPLCQLAFVERSSLRRHERIKHKVNITAPLRIKKSNNCITFEPSNLEDYPLLKNLVPVDYVYKVICIQHFENDGLRSTFEIADCAVDVFFVWFSELEQKSKVTYRVKSFTKSPSSKIIFNKVYRCIHNTFPSKYRNPHPKHTGCLATLTVRIKKCSEALSVKNTMADNNVIMIPLKAIVTLYHRHNHMLVENEKLKKIQKIQCKDTSMKIHAAENKLNKIHFDKCNSPQKNTTLSTSQVSIKSNKINTCTMEPVKKLIIDDNKIIEPIENDIFESSEEYDKYILVENVHTQNLLHDNNESELDQLMSDYDTVTKRILQQFASNPDYFKSAIKHYTLLLKNSLTSKESLLNTLHSFGEQLKEKTE; encoded by the exons ATGGAGAATGTACATAAGACAACTTTAGCTTCTACTTCAAAGCATAGCATTACTACCTCTACTACCTCTAAAGAATCCAAACACAAATGTCCTTTATGTCAACTTGCATTTGTTGAAAGAAGTTCACTTAGACGACATGAACGTATAAAACATAAAGTCAACATCACGGCTCCCTTAAGAATCAAAAA atcTAATAATTGCATAACATTTGAGCCCAGCAATTTAGAAGATTACCCATTACTgaag aaCTTAGTACCTGTAGATTATGTTTACAAAGTGATATGCATACAACATTTCGAAAATGATGGATTGAGATCAACATTTGAGATTGCTGATTGTGCTGTGGATGTATTTTTTGTGTGGTTTTCAGAATTAGAACAAAAATCTAAGGTTACCTACAGAGTTAAATCGTTCACTAAGTCACCAagctcaaaaattatatttaat AAAGTATATAGATGCATTCATAATACATTTCCCAGTAAGTATCGAAATCCTCATCCAAAGCACACAGGATGCCTAGCCACATTAActgtaagaataaaaaaatgcagtGAAGCTTT atctgttaaaaatacaatggctgataataatgtgataatgATCCCTCTTAAAGCAATTGTGACACTCTATCATCGTCATAATCATATGCTGGTAGAAAAtgagaaactaaaaaaaatacaaaaaatacagtGTAAAGATACTTCTATGAAGATTCACGCagcagaaaataaattaaataaaatacactttgATAAGTGTAACAGTCCACAgaaaaatacaacattaaGTACTTCTCAAGTATCtatcaaaagtaataaaatcaatacttgTACAATGGAACCGGTTAAAAAGCTTAtaattgatgataataaaataatagagcctattgaaaatgatatttttgaatctTCTGAAgaatatgataaatacattttagttgaaaatgtACATACACAAAATTTGTTGCATGATAATAATGAGAGTGAATTAGATCAATTAATGTCTGATTATGATACAGTTACTAAAAGAATTTTGCAACAATTTGCATCAAACCCTGATTATTTTAAGTCTGCAATTAAAcactacacattattattaaaaaatagtttgacTTCTAAAGAgtctttattaaatacattgcaTTCATTTGGAGAACAATTGAAAgaaaaaactgaataa
- the LOC113561240 gene encoding histone H3.3 translates to MARTKQTARKSTGGKAPRKQLATKAARKSAPSTGGVKKPHRYRPGTVALREIRRYQKSTELLIRKLPFQRLVREIAQDFKTDLRFQSAAIGALQEASEAYLVGLFEDTNLCAIHAKRVTIMPKDIQLARRIRGERA, encoded by the exons ATGGCTCGTACAAAGCAGACCGCTCGTAAATCTACCGGAGGTAAAGCTCCCCGTAAACAGTTGGCCACTAAAGCCGCCCGCAAAAGTGCACCCTCCACAGGTGGAGTGAAGAAACCTCATCGTTATCGTCCCGGTACTGTCGCTCTTCGTGAAATCCGTCGTTACCAAAAGTCCACTGAGTTGCTGATCCGTAAGTTGCCGTTCCAGCGTTTGGTCAGAGAAATTGCCCAGGATTTCAAAACAGATTTGCGTTTCCAAAGTGCAGCCATTGGAGCTTtacaa gaAGCCAGTGAAGCATACTTGGTCGGTTTGTTTGAAGACACCAATTTATGCGCTATCCATGCCAAACGTGTCACCATTATGCCTAAAGATATTCAGTTGGCTAGACGTATTCGTGGTGAAAGAGCCTAA